One window of the Camelina sativa cultivar DH55 chromosome 1, Cs, whole genome shotgun sequence genome contains the following:
- the LOC104783169 gene encoding uncharacterized protein LOC104783169, translating into METPLPSLSQQLTPNPTSAAVSSAIPAAVKSVSVQQPIDGSPRAFPVDTGGNPEPLAAVPGAKLRLMCSFGGHIMPRPHDKSLTYAGGDTRLVVVDRRASLSSLRSRLSSMLLNGRSFTLKYQLPSEDLDSLVTITTDEDLENMIEEYDRVTSSATATATQRIRLFLFANKLETAATMGSLLDGAKSDTWFVDALNQSGLLPRGLSDSAAVNNTLVNLDEASGGDAEIQNLETNAGGENNKRGDLLAPNGVISHQEMHMSSMPDSPMMEAAGSSIGSSSSSPSTSNLPPIRVKVSEDQRIEEQLAQMTFSNMQTQRQFDDGISLMTNRPMMVPSGAMTDASMAYNNAPSDSSAPPSNGQVSPHDDRSDSGVSAGYRKPPLPMQPVTIPPRTTGGYALTSPDSVASDTSISSATSFSKPMYYQDQPPALPKAPPVTQPETTSVQSSHVLPQTETTSPLTTSHIQSQPGTYTTMDQQQHQPTVQQPYLHQGVQYIPHASQYFPVYSHQQQNYPVYVMSVPQSQQYVPAGTPPLYPISKPATNSRPEAAQNVYRASPPHVLQLQQQHQYMGYTGVPQHTTNANANYSTGVPPQHATNANANYSIGAPQHSSNTNYGGAYEYTNPPNETVYYHAQPPAANTAIPLASPYQSMTPAAAAAALADMSKQMALDGGKQQQQHMAASQPL; encoded by the exons ATGGAGACCCCACTCCCTTCTTTATCGCAGCAACTAACCCCAAATCCTACTTCCGCCGCCGTCTCTTCCGCTATTCCGGCGGCAGTCAAGAGCGTTTCCGTTCAACAACCGATCGATGGATCTCCACGCGCCTTCCCTGTTGATACCGGTGGTAATCCGGAGCCGCTTGCGGCTGTTCCCGGCGCTAAGCTTCGTCTTATGTGCAGCTTCGGCGGCCACATCATGCCTCGTCCACACGACAAATCGTTGACGTACGCCGGCGGCGATACtcgtcttgttgttgttgatcgaCGCGCGTCACTGTCTTCGCTCCGATCTCGTTTATCTAGTATGCTTCTCAACGGCCGGTCCTTTACACTCAAGTACCAGCTCCCTAGCGAAGATCTCGATTCACTCGTCACCATCACTACCGATGAAGATCTGGAGAATATGATCGAGGAGTACGATCGCGTGACTTCGTCAGCGACGGCGACTGCTACGCAACGGATCCGGTTGTTTCTTTTCGCTAACAAGCTCGAGACCGCCGCCACCATGGGATCTCTGCTTGACGGCGCGAAATCTGACACTTGGTTCGTCGATGCTCTCAATCAATCCGGTTTGCTTCCTCGAGGTTTGTCAGATTCCGCCGCTGTGAATAACACCTTGGTAAATCTCGATGAGGCTAGCGGCGGAGACGCCGAGATCCAAAACCTAGAAACTAATGCTGGTGGCGAGAACAATAAACGAGGGGATTTGTTGGCTCCTAACGGTGTGATTTCGCATCAGGAGATGCATATGAGCTCGATGCCTGACTCGCCGATGATGGAAGCCGCTGGTTCTTCGATAggatcatcatcgtcttctcctTCTACTTCCAATTTGCCACCGATTCGCGTTAAAGTCAGCGAAGACCAGAGGATTGAGGAACAGTTGGCACAGATGACCTTCTCAAACATGCAAACTCAGAGGCAATTTGATGATGGAATTAGCTTGATGACAAATCGGCCAATGATGGTTCCGTCTGGTGCCATGACTGATGCTTCAATGGCTTATAACAACGCACCTAGTGATAGTTCTGCTCCCCCAAGCAATGGCCAGGTTTCACCGCATGACGATCGGTCCGATTCAGGTGTATCAGCTGGCTACAGGAAGCCACCTTTGCCGATGCAGCCAGTAACGATCCCACCGAGAACTACCGGAGGGTATGCTTTGACATCCCCTGATTCTGTTGCAAG TGATACGAGCATTTCTTCTGCTACTTCATTTTCGAAGCCAATGTACTACCAAGACCAACCTCCAGCTCTGCCAAAAGCTCCTCCAGTGACACAGCCTGAAACTACCTCGGTCCAAAGCTCCCATGTCTTACCTCAGACTGAAACTACTTCACCCCTCACCACTTCCCATATCCAATCTCAGCCAGGTACATACACAACCatggatcaacaacaacaccaaccaaCGGTTCAACAACCTTACTTACACCAAGGCGTTCAGTACATCCCTCACGCATCTCAATACTTCCCAGTTTACTCTCATCAGCAACAAAACTACCCGGTTTACGTGATGTCTGTCCCGCAATCTCAGCAGTATGTCCCAGCAGGAACTCCCCCACTCTACCCGATCTCAAAACCCGCCACAAACTCGAGACCTGAAGCTGCCCAAAACGTTTACCGTGCTTCTCCCCCTCATGTTCTTCAGCTTCAGCAGCAGCATCAATACATGGGTTACACTGGAGTTCCTCAACATACTACAAACGCAAACGCCAATTACAGTACTGGAGTTCCTCCTCAACATGCCACAAACGCAAACGCCAATTACAGTATTGGAGCTCCTCAACATAGCTCAAACACCAATTACGGTGGGGCCTACGAATACACAAACCCTCCAAACGAGACAGTGTATTACCACGCACAGCCTCCTGCTGCCAACACTGCCATTCCGTTAGCGTCTCCATACCAAAGCATGACACCAGCTGCAGCGGCAGCCGCTCTAGCTGATATGTCCAAGCAGATGGCTCTTGACGGCGGcaaacagcaacaacaacatatgGCTGCATCTCAGCCGCTTTAA